GGGACCATCCGGATCGAGGACAACGCGCCTGGCGCCGTGTTCTGTGTGAGGTTCCCCGATGACCCATGAAATCTCCTCCGCCGAGCGCCTGCCTGCACCCGAGCCGGCGCCCCAGGCACCTGGCGCTCGCCAGCTCGACGACGGCACGTTCCGCCTGCTCATCGACGCGGCGCCCGACGCCATGGTGGTCGTCGACGAACAGGGACGTATCGTGTTCGTCAACGTCCAGACCGAGCGAATGTTCGGCTACACGCGCGGCGAGCTCATCGGGCAGGCGATCGAGATCCTGCTCCCGGAGCGATTCCAGCGGTCTCACGTCGCGAACCGCTCGGCGTTCATCGCCGCGCCCAGGGCGCGCCCCATGGGGTCGGGGCTGGAGCTGTTCGGCCGCCGGAGGGACGGCAGCGAGTTCCCGGTCGAGATCAGCCTCAGCCCGCTGGCGACCGAGGGGGGCACCCTCTTCTCGAGCGCCATCCGCGACATCGGCGACCGCAAGCGCCTGGAGGCCGTGGCGCAACGCACGAGCGACCTCCTGCGGAGCGCGGTGGAGAGCTTCCAGGGCGCGTTCGCCGTGTTCGACGCGCAGGATCGGCTCGCGCTCTGCAACAGCGTGTACCGGCACTGGCTCGGCGCGCGGGTGGACGGCCCCATGGTCGGGCGGAGCTATGATGAGATCCTCGGCGAGAGCCTCGCCGCGGGGCTGTTCGCCCTCGGCGGCGAGCCTCCGGCCGCCCTCCGCGAGAGGATGCTCGCGTACCACGCGGAGCCGAATGGCACGCTGGATCTCTGCACGAGCGACGGGCGCAGCCTGCGCGCGACCGAGCGCCGCACGGCCGAGGGCGGGACCGTGTGCACCCTCTGGGACATGACCGGCGACGTGCAGCGCGAGGAGGAGCTCCGCAAGGCGCGGGGCATCGCCGAGGCCGCGAGCTCCGCGAAGAGCGAGTTCCTCGCCTCGATGAGCCACGAGCTCCGCACGCCGCTCAACGCGATCCTCGGCTTCGCCCAGCTCTTGCACCGCGACAGGAAGACGCCGCTCACCGATCGCCAGAAGGAGCGGATAGAGCACGTCCTCAAGGGCGGCGAGCACCTGCTCAAGCTCATCGACGACATCCTGGACCTCTCGCGCATCGAGGCGGGCCGCGTCACTGTGTCGATCGAGCCGGTGAACGTCCCCGAGGTGCTGGCCGAGGTGAAGACGACGCTCGACCCGATGGCCCAGCGCGCCGGGATCGAGATCGCGCTCGCGCCCCTCCCCGCGGAGCTCCCGAAGATCACGGCGGATCGCACGCGCTTCGCGCAGATCCTCATGAACTACGGCTCGAACGCGATCAAGTACGGCCGCAGGGGGGGCCGCGCCACGATCGCGGTCTCGATGCCGGAGGACGGGGTCGTGAAGATCTGCGTGATCGACAACGGCATCGGCATCCCCCAGGAGCAGCACGCGAAGATCTTCCAGCCCTTCCAGCGCGCCGGTCAGGAGACGGGCCCGATCGAGGGGACCGGGATCGGCCTCGCCATCACGAAGCGGCTCGCGGAGCTCATGGGCGGCGGCGTCGGCTTCGCCAGCATCCCGGGCGAAGGGTCCGAGTTCTGGATCGAGCTCCCGGCGCACCAGGAGCCGCCGGCGGTCGCCGCCCCGGCGCAGGCGGGCGCGCGCCTGGAGGCGTCGCCGCTCGCCGGGCCCGGCGGCGTCCGTCATTCGGTCCTGTACGTCGAAGACAACCCGTCGAACATCGCGTTCATGGAGGAGCTCATCTCCGAGTTCGAGCGTGTCCACCTGATCACCGCGCCGAACGCCGAGATCGGCATCGAGCTCGCGCGCTCGCGTCAACCCGAGGTCGTCATCATGGACATCAACCTCCCCGGGATGAGCGGCTACGAGGCCATGCGCAAGCTCGAAGAGTGGCCGGAGACGCGCGACATCCCCGTGATCGCGCTCAGCGCGGCGGCGATGGCCCGGGATACCCGCCGCGCCGAGCAGGCCGGGTTCTACCGGTACCTGACCAAGCCGGTGAGGGTCGACGAGCTGACCACCGTCCTCGAGGAGCTCCTCCTCCCGACGTAGCGCGCCGAGGCTGGATGGTCGACGAGCAGGTATTCAAGGGCGGCGTGAACACCGTGCGCCGGCGCGGCGACAGGGTCTACCGGCCGGCGACGGCGGCCACGCCTGCCATCCACCGGCTGCTGCGGCACCTCCGCGCGGCGGGCTTCGACGCGGCGCCGGAGCCGCTCGGGTGCGACGACGAGGGGAACGAGGTGCTGTCGTACCTCGATGGCGATGTACACAACCCGCTCCCGGCCGAGCTGCGCACTCCCGAGCTCCTCGCGTCCGCCGCCACCCTGCTGCGCCGGTTCCACGACGCCAGCGCGACGTTCGTGTCGGAGCCTGACGACCGGTGGCAGCTCCCGCCTCGCCCACCGGCCGAGGTGATCTGTCACGGCGACCTCGCGCCCTACAACTGTGTCGTCCGCGACGGCCGGGTCGTCGGCTTCATCGATTTCGATACCGCTCATCCGGGCCCGCGCGTGTGGGACGTGGCGTACGCTGTCTATCGTTTCGCGCCGCTGCACGCGCCGAGCAACCCGGACAGCGCCGGCAGCCCCGAGGACCAGGCGCGGCGCGCAGCTCGGTTCTGCCGCGCTTATGGCTTCGCGCCCGGGCCCCTGTTGCTCGACACCGTGGCCGACCGGCTGGCGGCGCTGCTCGCCTCCATGCGCGCGCGGGCCGCGGCCGGCGACACGGCATCTCAGGCGCACATCGCGGCCGGGCACCCTGCGTTGTACGAAGAGGACATCCGCTATTTGCGGGCGCAGCGCGATCGGCTGCTGCGGGCATTCACCCCGTGATGAGCCGACACCTCCCGCCAGCCATCGAGGGGCCCAGAGGGAGCCGGGCTCGGAGGCGCTCCGTATCCAGGCCAACATGGAGAACGAGCGCGCGCGCCGCGAGCGGAAGTCCTAGCCACCGTCGACCCCCGACGGGCCCTCGAGCGACCCGAGAGCGCGGCGGGCCACCGCCCGCACGGCGGCGTCCGGATCGCGCTCGGCGAGCCACACGAAACGCTCCTCCGCCCGCGCGATCTCGCTTCCCCTCGCGCCCGCGCGCATCGCGACGAGCGCCCGGATCGCGGCGCGCCGCACGCCGCCCTGCTCGTGTCGGAGCAGCGTCGTCAGAGGACGCACCGCCTCGCGCGCGGCGCTCGGGGCGGCCCGCGAGAGCCCGCGCGCGGCCGCCTCGACCACGGGCGGGTACGGATGCTCGAGCGCCTCGAGCAGCGCCGCGCGGTGGTGAAGCGCGCTCTCCGGATGTCGCGCGAGGAGCTCCGCCGCGCTCAGGGCGATCCTGCGGGACGCCGGCGCGAGGAGCGCCGCCACGACGTCGGCCGGCACGCCCTTCCCCGCCTGCGGGCCCAGCCGGCGCAGCGCATCGAGCACGCTGACCCGGGCGAGGATCTGCTCGTGACGCACGGACGAGGCCGAGCAGCACATGGGCGAGCACCGCTCCCCGAGCGGCTCGCGCAGCGTCTCGACGAGCACCGGCACCGCGACGGCGGCGCGACGGCCCATCCTCCCGAGCGTTCGCGCAACGTGGCCGCGCAGGTGCGCGACGTCCAGACGTGCATAGAGCTTCTCGTCGTACCCCTCGGCAGGACGTCGCAGGCCGAGAGCCCGCACCAGAAGGTCGGCCGAGAGCTCGGCGGGCACCGGACCGCGGCCGAACGGCATGAGCGCTCTGACCGACGCGTGCCACAGCGCGCGACGCTGCGGCTCCCGGAGGAGCGCCTCGAGGACATCCGCCGGCCGCCGGCGATCGGCCGTGCTCATCTGCTGACCTCGCGCAACGCCCGCTCGAATCCCATCCTGCGAAGACCCTCGCCGTGACCGGGCATCTTCCCGCGAAACGCGAGGCCGGCCGCCAGGGGTGGTATCTTAACACACGCGGTGGAGCTCACGTTCGAGACGGCCAACAGGCCTGCACATATCGCACCTTCCGCTCCTCGACGCGTCGACCCCACCACGTTGTCATCCAGGCTCAGCCCGTTCGCCGGCGGTCGTTCCGATCTGCGACGAGCCAATTTCGCTCGACGAAGCCGCGCTCGATCGGCGTAGCGTGGCTGTATGACCCAAAGGCGCGATCATGCCCTCTCCTGCACGACGCTCTTGCTCATCGCGTGTGGACTGGCCGGCTGCGGCAAGGCCTCCACGCCGCCCGCGGCCGCCCCCGAGCCGCTCGCACCTCTCACGTTCCGGCGATCGGCGGACGACATCATCCTCGCGGCGAAGCTGCCGCCCGAGACCGCGCCCCGCGCGTCGCTCGAGATCCACCGCCTCGACGCCTACGCCGCGTGCAACGCGGCGCAGGTGCGCCTCTCCGCCAGCGTGAGCGCGCGCGCGGACGCGGGGCCGAGCGCGCTCACGCTGTCGAGCCTCGTCATCGGCGGCCTGGGGCTCGCGGGCGGCATCGCCACCACCGCGCTCGCCGCGGGCCTCGAAGCCAAGCCGCCCCCGGTGGGCACGCCGTCGCTCCCGGACGCGGAGCCGCCGGACGTGGACGGCAAGACGGGCGTGATCGTGGCGGGCGTCGTCACGGGCGTCGTCGTCGTGGGCGCCGTCGTCGGAACGCTCCTGCTCGCCGGCGGTGACGACGACGACCACAAGCACAAGCTCGATCTGGGCGTCGGCGGCGCAGGGGGGCTCCGCGACGCCATCCGCGCCTTCGAGGCCGCGTGCCCGGACGAGCCCCCCGAGGACGCCCTCGCCGCGTGCATCGACAGGGCGCGCGCCCTCCGCAAGGCCTGCGCAGCCCGGTGACGCGGGCTCCGCCGGCGGCTCAGCGCGCGAGCACGTCGAGGAAGCGCTCCTCGTGGAACGCGACCGAGATGCGCGTGTTCGTGCCCTCCATGGCCCGCGCCCCCCATTCGCCCTTCTCGCGGTAGATCTCGACCTCGACGAAGTCGCAGACGCGCTCGTCGAGCGCGCAGGCGGCCGCCACGAGATCGTGCATCGCCTTGCCGACGCCCTTGTCTGCCAGGTACCGACCGAGCGCGTCGATCATCCCCGTCAGGCCGCTCCGCGGCGATCGCCCGGAGACCCGGCGGCCCAGCGCCTCGCGCATGGCCTCGGTGTAGACGACCCCGTGACAGACGTTCTTCGAGACGAACCTGCGCTCTCCGATCTGCGGTGAGGCGAGCAGCGCGAGCGTCTCCCGGGGCGCGCCGCCGGGGTTATAGCTCGGGCAGGTGAGGCGCCCGCGGAACTTCTCGAGCGGCTCGGCGACCAGGTTGTCCCCCGCGAAGCCGCCTTGCTGGACCCAGCGAGCGAGCCGGAGCCCGGGGGCGTCCTTGAACGCCTTGCCGATGTTCTTGGGCGCGGCCCCGACGAGCACCGTGGCGTCCGGATCGCGGAGCAGCTCGGCGAGCAGCGCGGGGCCGCCCGCGACCTCGCCGACCGGGTGCTCCAGGATGCCGGGGCCGTAGCACGCCTTGTGGAAGCCGGAGACCCGCGCCTTCTTGCCCTCGCTCGTCGCCCACCACGCGGGGCCGTGCAGGGCGCCGATCGGGACCTCCGGCCGCCCGCAGCGATCCAGACCCCAGCGGACGAGCCGGCACTGATCCTCGGAGCCGGGCGTGACGAGCACGCCGAGCAGCTCGACGTCGGGGTGATCGGCGAGCCAGAGCAGCGTCATGAAGTCATCCGGGTCCGCGGTCTCCATCTCGAAGATCATGCGCTTCACGCCGCACCTCCATGCCATCGCGCGGTAGAGCAAAATCGATTAGGCTCGATCCGAGCGGGCAGCCGGAGAGACGACCGGCCGTACGACGGAGCCAGCGCTCGACCCGCGCGGCTGCGCGCGGCCAGGCCGCACGACCCCGAGGAGCGAATGAAGCGCATACACCTGTTCGAGATAGAGGATTTCAGCTGGTTTCCCGGGTGGCTACGGGCCTGCATGACTCGCCTGATCGTGGTCATGCACAGGGCGCTTGGCACGAGCGAGGCG
The DNA window shown above is from Sorangium aterium and carries:
- a CDS encoding PAS domain-containing hybrid sensor histidine kinase/response regulator: MTHEISSAERLPAPEPAPQAPGARQLDDGTFRLLIDAAPDAMVVVDEQGRIVFVNVQTERMFGYTRGELIGQAIEILLPERFQRSHVANRSAFIAAPRARPMGSGLELFGRRRDGSEFPVEISLSPLATEGGTLFSSAIRDIGDRKRLEAVAQRTSDLLRSAVESFQGAFAVFDAQDRLALCNSVYRHWLGARVDGPMVGRSYDEILGESLAAGLFALGGEPPAALRERMLAYHAEPNGTLDLCTSDGRSLRATERRTAEGGTVCTLWDMTGDVQREEELRKARGIAEAASSAKSEFLASMSHELRTPLNAILGFAQLLHRDRKTPLTDRQKERIEHVLKGGEHLLKLIDDILDLSRIEAGRVTVSIEPVNVPEVLAEVKTTLDPMAQRAGIEIALAPLPAELPKITADRTRFAQILMNYGSNAIKYGRRGGRATIAVSMPEDGVVKICVIDNGIGIPQEQHAKIFQPFQRAGQETGPIEGTGIGLAITKRLAELMGGGVGFASIPGEGSEFWIELPAHQEPPAVAAPAQAGARLEASPLAGPGGVRHSVLYVEDNPSNIAFMEELISEFERVHLITAPNAEIGIELARSRQPEVVIMDINLPGMSGYEAMRKLEEWPETRDIPVIALSAAAMARDTRRAEQAGFYRYLTKPVRVDELTTVLEELLLPT
- a CDS encoding nucleoside hydrolase, whose translation is MKRMIFEMETADPDDFMTLLWLADHPDVELLGVLVTPGSEDQCRLVRWGLDRCGRPEVPIGALHGPAWWATSEGKKARVSGFHKACYGPGILEHPVGEVAGGPALLAELLRDPDATVLVGAAPKNIGKAFKDAPGLRLARWVQQGGFAGDNLVAEPLEKFRGRLTCPSYNPGGAPRETLALLASPQIGERRFVSKNVCHGVVYTEAMREALGRRVSGRSPRSGLTGMIDALGRYLADKGVGKAMHDLVAAACALDERVCDFVEVEIYREKGEWGARAMEGTNTRISVAFHEERFLDVLAR
- a CDS encoding transcriptional regulator, coding for MTQRRDHALSCTTLLLIACGLAGCGKASTPPAAAPEPLAPLTFRRSADDIILAAKLPPETAPRASLEIHRLDAYAACNAAQVRLSASVSARADAGPSALTLSSLVIGGLGLAGGIATTALAAGLEAKPPPVGTPSLPDAEPPDVDGKTGVIVAGVVTGVVVVGAVVGTLLLAGGDDDDHKHKLDLGVGGAGGLRDAIRAFEAACPDEPPEDALAACIDRARALRKACAAR
- a CDS encoding phosphotransferase enzyme family protein; this encodes MVDEQVFKGGVNTVRRRGDRVYRPATAATPAIHRLLRHLRAAGFDAAPEPLGCDDEGNEVLSYLDGDVHNPLPAELRTPELLASAATLLRRFHDASATFVSEPDDRWQLPPRPPAEVICHGDLAPYNCVVRDGRVVGFIDFDTAHPGPRVWDVAYAVYRFAPLHAPSNPDSAGSPEDQARRAARFCRAYGFAPGPLLLDTVADRLAALLASMRARAAAGDTASQAHIAAGHPALYEEDIRYLRAQRDRLLRAFTP
- a CDS encoding HEAT repeat domain-containing protein, whose amino-acid sequence is MSTADRRRPADVLEALLREPQRRALWHASVRALMPFGRGPVPAELSADLLVRALGLRRPAEGYDEKLYARLDVAHLRGHVARTLGRMGRRAAVAVPVLVETLREPLGERCSPMCCSASSVRHEQILARVSVLDALRRLGPQAGKGVPADVVAALLAPASRRIALSAAELLARHPESALHHRAALLEALEHPYPPVVEAAARGLSRAAPSAAREAVRPLTTLLRHEQGGVRRAAIRALVAMRAGARGSEIARAEERFVWLAERDPDAAVRAVARRALGSLEGPSGVDGG